One window of Atribacter laminatus genomic DNA carries:
- a CDS encoding carbohydrate ABC transporter permease — protein sequence MDLFHRRKRRKSLKTTLHQIVFFLPALILMIIFLLYPVLNTLWTSFTSEDHQFVFLDNYKKVLSSKDVFNQKGFTQGFPLGALPHNFLWILIHLPLTTFLGLVLAVLFKDLKYNYIFKSSIFLGMVTPMVIGGVILRFIYEKEVGIINAILELLGFQAFTWTAYPETALLSLIFGSVWLWTGFSMIIYSSGLGNIPKEYYEAAALDGATPFVIFFRITIPLLKQMTVVVITMTILWELKIFDLVYVATMGGPGGASNVMALQMYFYAFRQFNFQNASVIATLLMLLTLFVTIPLIKSSLGEER from the coding sequence ATGGATCTTTTCCATCGTCGAAAACGACGAAAAAGCTTGAAAACAACTCTTCATCAAATAGTTTTTTTTCTTCCTGCGTTAATTTTAATGATCATATTCCTGCTCTATCCAGTTTTAAATACCCTTTGGACGAGCTTTACTTCAGAAGACCATCAGTTTGTTTTTTTAGATAACTATAAAAAGGTTTTATCCAGCAAAGATGTTTTTAACCAGAAAGGATTTACCCAGGGTTTTCCCCTGGGGGCACTCCCTCATAATTTTCTATGGATTTTAATCCACCTCCCCCTTACTACTTTCTTAGGTCTAGTTTTGGCGGTCCTTTTCAAAGATTTGAAGTATAACTATATATTTAAATCATCAATATTCTTAGGAATGGTTACCCCTATGGTAATTGGTGGTGTTATTTTACGATTTATCTATGAAAAAGAGGTGGGTATTATCAATGCGATCCTGGAGCTTCTTGGATTCCAAGCTTTTACCTGGACAGCCTATCCAGAAACTGCCCTTCTTTCGCTCATATTCGGTTCTGTCTGGTTATGGACCGGATTCAGCATGATTATCTATTCATCTGGCTTGGGAAACATCCCCAAAGAATACTACGAAGCTGCTGCTTTAGATGGCGCTACTCCTTTTGTCATCTTCTTTAGAATAACCATACCACTTTTAAAACAAATGACTGTTGTCGTCATCACTATGACCATCCTCTGGGAACTCAAAATTTTTGATTTAGTTTATGTAGCTACTATGGGTGGCCCTGGCGGAGCTTCTAATGTTATGGCTCTACAAATGTATTTCTATGCCTTTCGTCAATTCAATTTCCAAAATGCTTCAGTTATCGCAACCTTGCTGATGTTACTCACCCTGTTTGTAACTATTCCCTTAATTAAGAGTAGCTTGGGGGAGGAAAGATGA
- a CDS encoding ABC transporter substrate-binding protein, with translation MKFITWIVVIFSAILFIGLPVYSQDSSLTVIGPWSGGEMDAFLPVLKAFEEETGIKVEFLTYRAEDLSTLLPAQFTAESTLGDLIFMQSWFIQDQAKKGHIMDISAVITEDDFIPGSLDGLKVDGKLYGAAYTGKVKPGFWFRKSFFEKNQLTVPNNWEDFQALLEKMKGIEGISAPIASGNGVGWPLSDITEHFIVAFGGTELFHNLINHSIHWNDAKVKEIFENRLAVLLKENYFGEPSEWTMVLEKWWNGDYGLFFMGSWITGMVDDPSDLSVFSLPGTQGLVFAPDYLFIPAYTQNPENAKKLLAFLVTQGQELQVQQGGHLATYLNVPIEFYPEVDRNVAQILEGKMALPDLDDTIGGEFQSKFWDQLKLLWVKPEQVDDVLDTLESVFEQ, from the coding sequence ATGAAATTTATAACCTGGATTGTGGTAATTTTTTCGGCTATTCTTTTCATTGGACTTCCGGTTTACTCTCAAGATAGTTCTCTTACCGTTATTGGTCCTTGGTCTGGAGGTGAAATGGATGCCTTTCTCCCGGTTTTAAAAGCTTTTGAGGAAGAAACTGGCATAAAAGTTGAATTTCTGACCTACCGAGCTGAAGACCTTTCCACGCTTCTCCCCGCCCAATTTACTGCCGAAAGTACTCTTGGTGATCTTATTTTCATGCAGAGCTGGTTCATTCAAGACCAAGCTAAAAAAGGCCATATAATGGATATTTCAGCTGTCATAACTGAGGATGACTTCATTCCAGGGTCTTTGGACGGATTAAAAGTAGACGGCAAGCTTTATGGAGCTGCCTATACCGGTAAGGTAAAACCTGGCTTCTGGTTTCGAAAATCATTTTTCGAAAAAAATCAACTGACGGTTCCAAATAATTGGGAAGACTTCCAAGCACTTTTAGAAAAAATGAAAGGTATCGAGGGTATTTCGGCTCCGATAGCCAGTGGCAATGGAGTAGGTTGGCCTCTATCTGATATAACCGAGCACTTTATAGTTGCCTTTGGCGGTACCGAGCTTTTCCATAATCTTATCAACCATTCTATTCATTGGAATGATGCAAAAGTTAAAGAAATCTTTGAAAATAGGCTTGCTGTTCTTCTCAAGGAAAATTACTTTGGTGAGCCTTCTGAATGGACGATGGTTTTGGAAAAATGGTGGAATGGTGATTATGGTTTGTTCTTTATGGGAAGTTGGATCACTGGAATGGTAGACGACCCATCTGACCTTAGCGTTTTCTCGCTCCCCGGAACCCAGGGATTGGTTTTCGCTCCAGATTACCTTTTCATTCCTGCTTATACCCAAAATCCAGAAAACGCTAAAAAACTTTTAGCCTTCTTGGTAACTCAAGGACAAGAACTTCAGGTTCAGCAAGGAGGCCACCTGGCAACTTATCTAAATGTACCAATCGAGTTTTATCCTGAAGTAGATCGAAATGTTGCTCAAATACTCGAAGGGAAAATGGCTCTCCCTGATTTGGATGATACCATTGGAGGTGAATTCCAATCAAAATTCTGGGATCAGTTGAAACTCCTCTGGGTTAAACCCGAGCAAGTAGATGATGTCTTAGATACACTGGAATCGGTGTTTGAACAATGA